CAAATACCAAGATTTTATGTGATCACTGTAGATCAAACGTAATACATTGTATGAACGTTGAGCAGCATGAGGAACGAATGTggataattaattgtttataaaGTGCTGTAATGAATGATATAGTTGGATCTCCATTTGAATAACAAGatgtgtttttatcacacaggtcTCAGGGGAAACGGTTTGTATGATGATAGAATAATTCCCAGTTCTGAGACTTGTCATTATTTCGACAGATATGTTGGTGTTTCGAGTTACGACTACGAGTTTCCAGTTCGAGATCTGAGGGACGAGTTTTTTTCACGATCAACCCTCTAACTTCGTGCGATGTTTTCCTGATCATCAATGATGAACTTTATATAACCGTTCGACGATAACCAGCCTGGACCACACGACGTTCCGACTGTCAACATCATCACTGCGTGTTTTCAAGATGAGTGACTTTTAGAATTAGATCCAGGATATATGAACGATACAGAAATGAAGAATAACCCGTCGACCACGGAACAAGCCAGTAAATAAAAGTTGAATCTATAAATTTACAAATAcgtcttgtgtgttttgtgcatgaATCTGCAATAGTGGTGtgatagaattttttttagaaacaaaattcattcTTGTTCTGATTTATAACGTAAAAGGTGAGGTCTTCGTACCCTCCGAGTACGCAACAGACAAGGATCCGCAACATTTGGGGGTACTCGTCCTAGGGATAGTTCCAAGACATTCTTGTTTTTGGGATTATTTCCAAAGACACGAGCCAAAATTCTAAATTTTTTAGTTGGGTATCACACCATTGTGCAGGTTTGTCACAAAACTCATTCGGAGGTCTGGCTATGGTAattcatttttgtatttgtaCATTTTGCACGACTGCATGTGCATGAATAGGTCAGTTGGATAGGTATGTTGTAACACGTAGATTTTTGTTTCACATACGAACTGTCAGTATTTGTGAATACAGTAGGTGATACCAGTAGAAGTGTATGAGTGAAAGAATTGTGATTGGTTTCCTTGGGAAAATTATCTTGGACGCGAGGTAGGTTTTCTTGAGATAGCCAATTTACGAATTCCAAAAGAAAGGGAAACATTGTAAACCGAACTGAAACATCAACATATATTCTTTTGTGCGAAGGCACTATtccattttagtcaagcaatacTTGAATGTAAACGCACGCTTGGACTAAAATCGTCCATGACTTTGTATTTCTTGGTGGCATAAGAAATATAGTTGTCATAGATTAAAGTAAAGTAATTCAACTCAGGGAAGCTGAGTTTTGAATGAAGATTTACCGGAACTATTGTAAGAAGTGCAGTAGGGTCTGATGAGAGTTTTGATGATAGGTAGAGAATTAGCATGGTATTGCTGAACCTATAAAACTCGAGTTTACCTAGTAAAGCTTAACTGGGATGGATAGACATATAAAAGCATTATGGTTGGTTTTGTCTAGGTTCTGAAAGTCAGAATTGTAAAATCCAGTTAGCCGATTTCCAATTTCGAAAGTCGTTATTGGTTTAGTATAGTTGGGTCAATGTGACACTATACTGAGACTAGGTAAGGAAAATAATCTTGTTGTGATAGATTATTTTAGTGAAGCTGGTGTGTTTCCTGAGTCAGTAGTGACTAGGTTTTGTGCTATTGAATTAGTGTCAAGGTCACTCGGAAGCCAGATCACGTTGTGGTGATTGTGTTATCAGTTGTTATAACCCTTCACAAGGAAGTTTGATATAGCAGTTAACTCGGGAGTCGAGTAGGTCTAGGTTAAAGACATAACTACTATAGTCAGTCGGTGTTCTAATCTGGTAGTGATTAGAGGTGTGCTCTTATATTCCTTACTTTTGTATACCAGGGTTACGTGTAGACAAATTAGGATTGAGGAACTGAGTCTTTAGTGtattttggcaaaataactgagACTAGTTGTTGCACCGACAAGTTAAGAAAATGCCGAGACGGCAGGTTATGGAGGCGGATTCTCCGCTGTTGGCATTCAAGCAGGATGGGATTATCCTGGGTCTGTCAGGTATAGAGTTGGCAGACTATATCGAAAAGCGACGTCTGGAAGAGATAAATCGAGAGGAAAAGAAACTCGAAGAGGAAAGAGAGGCGGAGCAGAAAAGGGCGGAAATGGAAGAAGAAGCCAGAAGGGAGGAAAGAAGGGCGCGAGAAAGACGCGAAGAGATAGAAATGCAACAAGAATTCGAACTGAGGAAAATGCGGGAAATGGTTGACCTAGGTTTAAATCAGAATGTAAACCAAAATAACCAGTGCATGCCCAGAGAGTCAAGTAGCAAGATACATATCAATCTGCCAATTTTGGATGACAAAGATGATATAGAAGCCTACTTCAAACAGTTTGAACGCATTGCAAAACTATCAGATTGGGATGAAGATGATTGGGCAATTCGATTGTCAGGGCAATTGCGAGGTCAAGCACGCCAGGTGTACATCGAATTGTCTGATGAGGAGTCAGTAAACTATGACGAGGTGAAAACAGCGATCTTGCAGCGTTTTCAGCTGACTGCTGAATCTTACAGGAAGAGATTCAAAGAGGTTAAGTgggaaaaggaagagagcatcaaAGAATGCCGAAAACGCATGAAAACCTATCTAGATAGATGGAAGGAGTTGTCCGAAAAGGAAGGGAAGTCAGGTGACTTGGAGGATTTAATTCTCACAGACAAACTGTTGGATGTCCTAACTCCGGACCAAAACAGATTCGTTAGGGAAAGAAATCCAACTAACATCGATGATGTTGTGAAACATATGCAAACATACATAGATGCACGTGATGCCGGGGGACGCATGCCACCGCGACAGTCACAGGGGGGCGAGCGTAGGTTTGACAATAAGCCGCGTAATGGACCACCTCCAACCGGGGGTAACGCACAGTCAGACAATAGGCAGCCACACAAGGGCAATAACTTTGGACAGAGGTCGGGGGGTAATCCAAACAGGCAAACAGGGAATAGACCACCACCCAACACGAAGGGGTGCTTCAGATGTGGGGGGCCGCACATGATGCGTGATTGTCCCAAAAGATTGGATGGGCCAAGACCCAGCAGTAATTATGCATCAACATTACTAGCTGCAGTTCGAACGTCAGGTGACGAGGTCACATGCCAATGTCGTAAGGGCGATGCATACGATCCAAACTGTAGAGTACAGGTAGAGGGAAAGGACGCAAGTGGTATCCGTGACACGGGCGCAACTTGTATAGTGGTGAACTCTTCACTAGTGCCGCCGGAGTGTTATACGGGCGAACACCAGAACATAACCCTAGCAGATATGCGTCAGAGAAAAATGCCGATAGCGGTTGTACAAATGGACACACCGTTTTTCTCGGGAGTCACACGCGTGTTGGTGGCAAAAGCTTTGTGTCACCAAGTTCTGATCGGTAATATCCGAAAAGATATGGATGAAAACGAGATCAGTGTACCTGTTTTTCCAATTGTGAAACGGGAGGCAGAGCCACAAATGTGTGCGCCTGTACAGACTCGGAACCAGGAAAAACAGAAGGCGGAGAAAAAACCCTGGGTTCCGAAACAAATCGATCTCGGTCAGATTCGGCCAGAGGATTTGTCTAGAGAGCAAAAGACAGACCCCTCTCTAGCAAAAATCCGCGATCGGGTTGCCAAGGGGGCAAAAGACGGCACTCATTACGAGTGGAAAAAGGATATCCTTTATAGGATATACATGGACAACGGCAGTCCATGCAAACAGGTGGTTGTCCCAGAATGTTTTAGAACGGACGTCCTAAAATTAGCGCACGACACACCTATGGCCGGGCATCAAGGCGTGCGTCGCACCAGAGACAGAATTTGGCGCGATTTTTATTGGCCAGGGATTTGTGGTGACGTCAAACGGTATTGCGCGTCATGTGATGCGTGTCAACGCAGCTCGCGGAAGGGGGCTACAAGGAAAGTGCCTATGAAAAGCATGCCGCTGATAGGGACACCGTTTGAACGAGTGGGAGTCGATATCGTAGGGCCCATCATACCCGCATCTAACCGAGGGCACAAATACATATTGACTATGGTAGACTACGCTACACGGTACGTAGAGGCTACACCACTCAAAGACATTAGAACAGAAACAGTGAGTGAAGCTTTGTGGGTCATGTGGACAAAAGTGGGCATTCCTCGGGAGGTACTGACCGATAGGGGTAGCCAGTTCACAAGCGAGGTTATGGAAGAGGTAAACAAACTTCTGAACATTAAAGGCATCCATACTACGCCGTGGCATCCTCAGACAAACGGGTTGACTGAAAAATTCAACTCTACGCTCAAACACATGATGAAAAAGCTTTGCCAAGAGCAACCAAAAGACTGGGACAAGTTTCTCCCTGCGCTACTGTTCGCGTACAGGGAAGTCCCACAAGAAAGTCTGAAATTCTCACCATTTGAACTGCTGTATGGCAGAGAAGTCAGAGGTCCCATGCAAGTTCTACGTCAAGTATGGACGAATGAGGACACAGCAGATGAGACACGCTCCACTGTCAGTCATATTGTTGATCTCACAAACAAAATCGAGAAGACTTGCGAGATTGCCAAGAACAATCTCAGCAAGGCTGCTCTCAAGTACACAAAGGCgtacaacaaaaagacaaaagaaagaaGTCTAGCGGTTGGAGACAAAGTGTTGCTTTTGTTGCCTGAGAAGCACAATAAATTGCAGCTGACATGGAAGGGTCCGTACCCAGTGATAGAGAAAGTCGGTAGTTGCAACTACAGGGTGAAAATCAAGGGACGTGACAAGCTGCTACATGCAAATCTGCTGAAGTTGTATGTAGAACGCGAGTCAGAGTCCAAAGAGAACAGGTCCGAGCAAACTAAAGCAAAGACTATAGTGGAAGTTCCGGAAAtagtggcggtggtggtggatgATGTGCATGATGATGAAATGGGTGATTTGGGGATAGACCGATTTCCCATGCTTTCCCTAAAACCAAAAGAAGGTCCCAAAGATGTAAACATCAATCCAGACCTAGAACCACAAAGACAAGCAGAAATACAAGCACTTTGTGACAGGAAGGTCAAAGCACTCAAAGACATACCTGGGAAATGTGTCATTGAAGAGTGTGAGTTCAAACTGACATCACAAGAACCTGTGCATGTAAAACAGTACAAGCTACCTTTTTCACAAGTAGAAATTGTGAAGAAGGAGGTCAATGACATGCTGAAGTTAGGTGTCATAGAACCTAGCATTTCACCATACAACAGTCCGATTGTATTAGTGAAAAAGAAGGATGGGTCAATTCGATTCTGTATTGACTACAGACAGCTGAATCGTGAAGTAGTGTTCGATTCTGAGCCTATCCCAGACGTACCCTTGATCTTTGCAAAATTGCAGAAAGGGCGCTATTTGTCAAAGATTGACTTAACAAAGGGGTATTGGCAAATTCCCATCaaggaagaagacaaagaaaaaacTGCTTTTAGCACACCACTTGGGCAATTCCAGTTCGCCTACTTACCGTTCGGAGTGAAGACAGCCAGCATGATCTTTACTCGCATGATGCGGAAGCTCTTAGAACCGCTAGGACGTGATGATGTCGAGCATTTCATAGACGACATCATTATCGCGACAGAAACGTGGGAGCAACACGTAGAGGCGGTAGAAGCAGTTCTGTCTAGACTGGAAGAGGTATGCTTGACTGCAAAGCCATCAAAGTGTTACTTTGGCTACGCAGAGCTGGACTACTTGGGACACCACGTAGGGCAAGGCATGACCAAACCAGATGACGAAAAGACCGAGAAAATCAGGAGCGCAAAAAGACCTGAAACCAAAAAGGAAGTCAGGGCTTTCTTAGGACTGGCAGGATTCTACAGAAAGTATGTCAGTGACTATGCCAATCTCAGTGCACCGCTGACGGACTTGACAAAGAAAGGTCTACCTGAAAGGGTAGTGTGGAACGAAGAGTGCGAGGAAGCCTTCACGAAGCTCAAACAAAGTCTGGTATGCAAGCCAGTGCTGCTACTGCCAGATATCGACAAACCGTACACAGTGAGGAGTGACGCGTCCGATATCGCCATAGGCGCGGTACTTCTACAGGACCAAGGTCAAGGACTTCAACCAGTGGCGTACGCGAGCAGGAAGTTGAACAAGGCAGAACGTAACTACTCGGTCATTGAGAAGGAATGTTTGGGAGTAGTATGGTcgatcaagaaatttgaacaaTACTTGTACTCGGTACATTTCACTCTGGAGACCGACCACCAACCACTCACATACCTGCAGAAGACCAAGACAGAGAATGGACGTCTCATGAGATGGGCACTCCAGTTACAACAGTACTCCTTTACTGTTAAAATCATCCGAGGGGTTGATAACGTTGGGGCCGACTATTTGAGTAGACTGAATAACTAGGTTTAGCTTAAACATGAATGTTTCAGCTCAAGAGGAGGGGCGTATGTTGCGAAAATGTACGCAAGCTATTCAGGTCCATACAAATACCGAGCACCGTCAGGCACCTATGGTCTATTTAATTAGGTGATGCAGCAAGTGCCTATGTATTGTCGGGAAAACCGAAGTATAATTACGTCAAAGTTTTGCTATCAGTTGACGTCATTTTGTTTGTCGTCAAGGAGTTGTCGTATTTCTTGAAGGAGTTTCC
The sequence above is a segment of the Littorina saxatilis isolate snail1 linkage group LG3, US_GU_Lsax_2.0, whole genome shotgun sequence genome. Coding sequences within it:
- the LOC138961201 gene encoding uncharacterized protein, with translation MPRRQVMEADSPLLAFKQDGIILGLSGIELADYIEKRRLEEINREEKKLEEEREAEQKRAEMEEEARREERRARERREEIEMQQEFELRKMREMVDLGLNQNVNQNNQCMPRESSSKIHINLPILDDKDDIEAYFKQFERIAKLSDWDEDDWAIRLSGQLRGQARQVYIELSDEESVNYDEVKTAILQRFQLTAESYRKRFKEVKWEKEESIKECRKRMKTYLDRWKELSEKEGKSGDLEDLILTDKLLDVLTPDQNRFVRERNPTNIDDVVKHMQTYIDARDAGGRMPPRQSQGGERRFDNKPRNGPPPTGGNAQSDNRQPHKGNNFGQRSGGNPNRQTGNRPPPNTKGCFRCGGPHMMRDCPKRLDGPRPSSNYASTLLAAVRTSGDEVTCQCRKGDAYDPNCRVQVEGKDASGIRDTGATCIVVNSSLVPPECYTGEHQNITLADMRQRKMPIAVVQMDTPFFSGVTRVLVAKALCHQVLIGNIRKDMDENEISVPVFPIVKREAEPQMCAPVQTRNQEKQKAEKKPWVPKQIDLGQIRPEDLSREQKTDPSLAKIRDRVAKGAKDGTHYEWKKDILYRIYMDNGSPCKQVVVPECFRTDVLKLAHDTPMAGHQGVRRTRDRIWRDFYWPGICGDVKRYCASCDACQRSSRKGATRKVPMKSMPLIGTPFERVGVDIVGPIIPASNRGHKYILTMVDYATRYVEATPLKDIRTETVSEALWVMWTKVGIPREVLTDRGSQFTSEVMEEVNKLLNIKGIHTTPWHPQTNGLTEKFNSTLKHMMKKLCQEQPKDWDKFLPALLFAYREVPQESLKFSPFELLYGREVRGPMQVLRQVWTNEDTADETRSTVSHIVDLTNKIEKTCEIAKNNLSKAALKYTKAYNKKTKERSLAVGDKVLLLLPEKHNKLQLTWKGPYPVIEKVGSCNYRVKIKGRDKLLHANLLKLYVERESESKENRSEQTKAKTIVEVPEIVAVVVDDVHDDEMGDLGIDRFPMLSLKPKEGPKDVNINPDLEPQRQAEIQALCDRKVKALKDIPGKCVIEECEFKLTSQEPVHVKQYKLPFSQVEIVKKEVNDMLKLGVIEPSISPYNSPIVLVKKKDGSIRFCIDYRQLNREVVFDSEPIPDVPLIFAKLQKGRYLSKIDLTKGYWQIPIKEEDKEKTAFSTPLGQFQFAYLPFGVKTASMIFTRMMRKLLEPLGRDDVEHFIDDIIIATETWEQHVEAVEAVLSRLEEVCLTAKPSKCYFGYAELDYLGHHVGQGMTKPDDEKTEKIRSAKRPETKKEVRAFLGLAGFYRKYVSDYANLSAPLTDLTKKGLPERVVWNEECEEAFTKLKQSLVCKPVLLLPDIDKPYTVRSDASDIAIGAVLLQDQGQGLQPVAYASRKLNKAERNYSVIEKECLGVVWSIKKFEQYLYSVHFTLETDHQPLTYLQKTKTENGRLMRWALQLQQYSFTVKIIRGVDNVGADYLSRLNN